The following nucleotide sequence is from Barnesiella viscericola DSM 18177.
TCGGGTATGAATCTGATTATCGATGATACCGATCACCCGCTTATTATCAAAGTCGCGTCGATTCAGTCGGCCCGTATGCAGGTCTATTTCATCGACAACGACGACTATTTCCAGCGCAGTGCCGACGGGGTGGCCGAGGAGGCCATGCGCCCCGATAACGACGAGCGCAGCATCTTTTTTGTACGAGGGGTGATGGAGACGGTGAAGAAGTTGCGTTGGACTCCCGACATTATCCACTGTCATGGTTGGATCACGGCATTGGCTCCGTTGTACATCAAGAAAAGCTATTCCGAGGACCCTTCATTCCGCGATGCCAAGGTTATCTACTCCCTGTACAACAATGATTTCAAGGTGCCGTTTGATCCCCGCTTTGCCGAAAAATTGAAACTCGAAGGAATACAAGACAGTGATTTGCCTTTTGCCGAGGGCGACTCGGTCGATCCGGTTACCCTCAATAAACTGGCCGTGCAATATTGCGATGGGGTTATCCAGGGCAGCCAGAATATCAATACGGAAATCACGGATTATGTACAGCAGTTGAATATTCCCTTCTTGGGATATCAAGAACCTGAAAACTATATTGATGCCTATAACGACTTTTATAGCCAGATTATAGGAAACGAATAATATACCGTTACTAAATAAAAATGAACGTTTTTAGATATTTGTCGGCCGCTCTTGTCGTAGCCTTAGGCCTCTCATCGTGTGGTGACGAGAATAGCATGATAGGCTCTTCGATAGTCGATACGAATATGGAGATTGTCGTAGACTCCTCTTTTCAGAAATTGATTACGGTCGAGTCGGTACCCAATGACAGTGTGGTGGGTCGAACGATTACCCAGTTGATAGGTCGTATTTCGATTCCCGGTTACGGTAAGTTGGAAACCGATTTCCTCACCCAGTTTATGCCGGCTGCTGCGTTTGATACCGTAGGGGTCGATCGCCTGGACTCATTGGTACTTTATCTGAATTACAATGCCGATTCGTTCACGGGCGACTCGCTGGCTCCGATGCAGCTGAGTGTCTTCCCGCTCGAAAAACAGTTGAAATCGCCTATATACAGCAGCATTGATCCCGCTGATTATTATAATGCACAAGGCATGCCTGTGGCATTGAAGAGCTACAACGCCTCGTACTTGGGCTTGCCCGATTCGTTGATTAAGCTGGGGTATAAGGCTATCCGAGTGAAGTTGCCCGATGAGATGGCCGACCGGTTCTTCCAAAAGTATAAGGAGGATCCTTCTACCTTTTCGTCTCCCAGTCGGTTCGCCCAATTTTTCCCGGGGCTGTATGTCAAGACCTCATATGGTAGCGGGTGCGTGGTGAATGTGCAAAATTCGGTCATGAATCTGCATTATACCAAGACGACGGTAATCAATGACAAGGATTCAACCTATGTCGCTGCGCAGACACTGATGGCCGTGACCCCCGAGATTTCTACCGGCAATCACATCAAGTTGGAGGTTGATCCCATGATACAGAGCGAAATCGCTGCGGGTAAAGTCTATTTGGTGGCTCCCGCCGGATTGAATGTACTCATGCATTTCCCTACCCGCCAAATCGTAGCCGACTTTGAGCAGGCGGTAGGCGATGGCGGTTCGACCATACAGGGATTGATCAATTCGCTCATTCTGCATGTTCCCTTGAAGGAAATTGCCAATAACTCTTATGGACTTGAACCACCTCAATTCCTGCTGTTCGTGCGCAAGAGCGAGTTGCAGAAATTTTTCGAAGAAAAAGAGTTGACCGATAATATCCGGTCATTTTACGCCAAGTATGATAGCAATACCCGGTCGTACAGCTTTACTGGCTTGCGCACCTTCTTGAACGATGTGATTGAAAAGAAACGTCAAGGTACCGAGATAACCGATGCTGATGAGGAGATTGTGCTGGTGCCGGTATCGGTATATAGCGAAACGGTGT
It contains:
- a CDS encoding glycogen/starch synthase, encoding MKEAKVLFIAQEITPYLPESEISRICRYLPQGIQDRGHEIRTFMPKYGSINERRNQLHEVIRLSGMNLIIDDTDHPLIIKVASIQSARMQVYFIDNDDYFQRSADGVAEEAMRPDNDERSIFFVRGVMETVKKLRWTPDIIHCHGWITALAPLYIKKSYSEDPSFRDAKVIYSLYNNDFKVPFDPRFAEKLKLEGIQDSDLPFAEGDSVDPVTLNKLAVQYCDGVIQGSQNINTEITDYVQQLNIPFLGYQEPENYIDAYNDFYSQIIGNE
- a CDS encoding DUF4270 domain-containing protein, producing the protein MNVFRYLSAALVVALGLSSCGDENSMIGSSIVDTNMEIVVDSSFQKLITVESVPNDSVVGRTITQLIGRISIPGYGKLETDFLTQFMPAAAFDTVGVDRLDSLVLYLNYNADSFTGDSLAPMQLSVFPLEKQLKSPIYSSIDPADYYNAQGMPVALKSYNASYLGLPDSLIKLGYKAIRVKLPDEMADRFFQKYKEDPSTFSSPSRFAQFFPGLYVKTSYGSGCVVNVQNSVMNLHYTKTTVINDKDSTYVAAQTLMAVTPEISTGNHIKLEVDPMIQSEIAAGKVYLVAPAGLNVLMHFPTRQIVADFEQAVGDGGSTIQGLINSLILHVPLKEIANNSYGLEPPQFLLFVRKSELQKFFEEKELTDNIRSFYAKYDSNTRSYSFTGLRTFLNDVIEKKRQGTEITDADEEIVLVPVSVYSETVSSGSSYYYYSYSEQEVVTDIVPYISAPSIALIDADNIKLQLTYSRQTKK